In Myotis daubentonii chromosome 10, mMyoDau2.1, whole genome shotgun sequence, one genomic interval encodes:
- the DYNC2I1 gene encoding cytoplasmic dynein 2 intermediate chain 1 isoform X8, which yields MPQTDADRTRSTKLLRLIDLDFSFTFSFLDLPPVNEYDMYIRNFGRKNTKQAYVQCNEGTVERDIQTEEMETREAWTQHPGEGAAVSGGSESREPSDAAAAPKVDTLRLSSFLRAACQVVAVLLEEDRVAAAPSRDPGAQDSTLPLSDSAWQLNTSLPFLQHRSVSSLHASPAQRQVVSVHGLPDQACAPPLDRRHLLCVWDIWQPSGPQKVLVCESQVTCCCLSPFKAFLLFAGTVHGSVIVWDLREDSRLHRYVKLSDCFWTFRTATFSTDGVLTPVNHRSPLQAIEPVAASGHRKQSFVLSPFSAQEEMSGLSFHIASLDESGVLNVWVVVELPKADLAGSISDLGLIPGGRIKLVHSSVTRLSDSLSHKGDGRWGAAQTLNVKFLPSDPNHFIVGTNMGFVGHGSRQDLRVFPRFFKPQQHGERPVKVTAVDFSPFGEPAFLAGCCDGTIRLHQLASERPVLQWGLSTAGRAVTGLQWSPTRPAVFFVQDDTSCIYVWDLLKSDLGPVAKQPVSPDRLVAMAVVGEPERTSGGFLALVLARASGHMDVQFLKRKWATPVADEQRRLRLLLQKAL from the exons ATGCCTCAGACAGACGCTGACAG GACACGCAGCACGAAGTTGCTTCGGCTCATTGACCTGGACTTTTCATTCACATTCTCTTTCTTGGATCTGCCGCCAGTAAATGAATATGACATGTACATCAGGAACTTTGGGAGAAAAAACACCAAGCAG GCGTACGTCCAGTGCAATGAAGGGACTGTGGAGCGAGACATCCAGACAGAGGAGATGGAGACCAGGGAGGCGTGGACTCAGCACCCCGGGGAAGGCGCGGCCGTGTCAGGGG GGAGTGAGAGCAGGGAGCCCTCGGATGCAGCGGCTGCGCCCAAGGTGGACACGCTGAGACTGTCCAGCTTCCTCCGGGCGGCCTGCCAG GTGGTTGCAGTTTTGCTGGAAGAAGACCGCGTGGCAgctgcccccagccgggaccccggGGCCCAGGACAGCACCCTGCCCCTCAGCGACAGCGCCTGGCAGCTGAACACCAGCCTGCCCTTCCTCCAGC ATCGCAGCGTGTCCAGCCTGCACGCCTCTCCGGCGCAGAGGCAAGTGGTGTCCGTTCACGGGCTTCCTGACCAGGCCTGCGCGCCCCCGCTGGACCGCAGGCACCTGCTCTGCGTCTGGGAcatctggcagccctcggggccgCAGAAGGTCCTGGTGTGCGAGTCGCAG GTCACCTGTTGCTGCCTGAGCCCCTTCAAGGCCTTCCTGCTGTTTGCTGGAACCGTGCATGGCTCGGTCATCGTGTGGGACCTGCGAGAAGACTCCCGGCTGCATCGTTACGTGAAGCTGAGCGATTGCTTTTGGACGTTCAGGACAGCCACGTTTTCCACCG ATGGCGTCCTCACCCCTGTGAACCACCGCAGTCCCCTGCAAGCCATCGAGCCTGTCGCGGCGTCTGGCCACAGGAAACAGAGCTTTGTCCTCTCGCCCTTTTCTGCTCAGGAAG aAATGTCGGGTTTGTCGTTCCACATCGCTTCCTTGGACGAGAGTGgggttctcaacgtgtgg GTGGTTGTTGAATTACCAAAGGCAGATCTTGCAGGTTCGATAAGTGATTTAG GGCTCATCCCCGGAGGGAGGATAAAGCTGGTGCACAGCTCTGTGACTCGGCTGAGCGACAG CCTTTCCCACAAAGGCGACGGACGCTGGGGAGCTGCACAAACACTGAATGTTAAATTTTTGCCTTCAGATCCTAATCACTTTATTGTCGGCACCAACATG GGTTTTGTCGGCCATGGCTCCAGACAGGACCTGAGAGTATTTCCCAGATTCTTCAAACCCCAGCAGCACGGCGAGAGGCCGGTGAAGGTGACCGCGGTGGACTTCTCGCCCTTTGGAGAGCCGGCGTTCTTG gccggctgcTGCGACGGGACCATCAGGCTCCACCAGCTGGCGTCCGAGCGGCCGGTGCTGCAGTGGGGCCTCAGCACCGCGGGCCGCGCCGTCACCGGCCTGCAGTGGTCCCCGACCCGGCCAGCGGTGTTCTTCGTCCAGGACGACACCTCCTGCATCTACGTCTGGGACCTCCTGAAGAGCGACCTGGGTCCCGTAGCCAAGCAGCCCGTCTCTCCGGACAG GCTGGTGGCCATGGCGGTCGTGGGCGAGCCAGAGAGGACCAGCGGCGGCTTCCTGGCCCTGGTGCTGGCCAGAGCCTCTGGCCACATGGATGTCCAGTTCTTGAAGCGGAAGTGGGCGACCCCCGTGGCGGACGAGCAGAGGAGACTGCGGCTGCTTCTGCAGAAAGCGCTTTAG